One Vicia villosa cultivar HV-30 ecotype Madison, WI unplaced genomic scaffold, Vvil1.0 ctg.002086F_1_1, whole genome shotgun sequence genomic region harbors:
- the LOC131637819 gene encoding ABC transporter G family member 1-like, protein MDGGDEGEKGGITVTWENLEVIVTKNKKQILHGLTGYAQPGKLLAVMGPSGSGKSTLLDALAGRLRSDIQQSGKILINGKTQTLAYGTSGYVTQDDAMLSALTAGETLYYSAQLQFPNSMSIAEKKRQADITLREMGLQDAINTRVGGYGSKGLSGGQKRRLSICIEILTRPRLLFLDEPTSGLDSAASYYVMSRIASLSLRDGIQRTIVASIHQPSSEVVELFDYLCLLSSGETVYFGPASEANQFFASNGFPCPTLYNPSDHYLRIINKDFYQDIAEGSSKGSITENAIDVLVNSYKGSEMKFQVQIEVTKISKCDLGAMRNRRTHALFLSQCMVLIKRSSLQLYRDISNYWLRLVVFIAIAISLGTIFYQVGSSKRSIQVRGSLLSFLMSVLTFMTLIGGFPPLIEEMKVFERERMNGHYSITAFLIGNILSPIPYMLMISLISGVIVCYLSGLHKGVEQYLYFASILFAIMMWAESLMMVVGSIFPNFVMGVIIAGGVEGLAILTAGFYRLPDDLPNPLWKYPCYYISFLTYAFQGSFKNEFEGLTFVWHQDGGTIKVSGRDILSDTWHVQMGHSKWVDLAIMFGMIFVYRILFLVINKIKEKSKPIVPTVNGPQAKTFSITNMDEL, encoded by the exons ATGGATGGTGGTGATGAGGGAGAAAAGGGTGGCATTACTGTGACATGGGAAAACTTGGAGGTCATTGTTACaaagaataaaaaacaaattcTGCATGGACTTACAGGTTATGCCCAGCCTGGGAAGCTTTTGGCTGTAATGGGTCCCTCAGGCAGTGGCAAATCCACACTCCTTGATGCCTTAGCAG GAAGATTGAGATCAGACATACAACAATCGGGGAAGATTTTAATCAATGGAAAAACACAAACACTGGCTTATGGAACATCA GGTTATGTAACACAAGATGATGCTATGCTGTCAGCTTTAACAGCTGGTGAAACTTTATACTACTCAGCTCAACTTCAATTTCCAAACTCAATGTCCATAGCAGAGAAGAAGAGACAAGCAGATATCACACTTAGAGAAATGGGCCTGCAAGATGCTATTAACACAAGGGTTGGAGGGTATGGTTCTAAGGGCCTAAGTGGAGGACAAAAGAGGAGACTAAGTATTTGCATTGAGATTCTAACACGTCCTAGACTtctttttcttgatgaaccaactAGTGGACTTGATAGTGCAGCTTCCTACTATGTTATGAGTAGAATTGCAAGTTTAAGTCTAAGGGATGGTATTCAAAGAACAATTGTTGCATCCATCCATCAGCCGAGTAGTGAAGTTGTTGAACTTTTTGATTACCTCTGTCTTCTTTCTTCTGGAGAGACAGTCTATTTTGGTCCAGCTTCTGAAGCAAATCAG TTTTTTGCTTCAAATGGTTTCCCTTGTCCAACTCTCTACAATCCTTCTGATCACTACTTAAGGATCATAAACAAAGACTTTTATCAG gaCATTGCAGAAGGCTCAAGTAAAGGATCTATTACTGAAAACGCAATTGATGTCCTTGTAAATTCTTATAAAGGGTCTGAAATGAAATTTCAAGTTCAGATTGAGGTGACAAAAATAAGTAAATGT GATTTGGGCGCAATGAGGAATAGGAGGACACATGCTCTATTTCTGAGTCAATGCATGGTTCTTATAAAAAGATCTTCCCTGCAATTGTATCGTGACATCAGCAACTACTGGTTACGTCTTGTTGTCTTTATTGCAATAGCTATAAGCCTAGGCACCATCTTCTATCAGGTCGGCTCAAGTAAGAGATCTATTCAG GTCAGAGGATCACTACTTTCATTTCTGATGTCTGTCCTAACTTTCATGACACTTATTGGGGGATTCCCGCCGTTGATTGAGGAAATGAAG GTGTTTGAACGGGAGAGAATGAATGGGCACTATAGCATTACTGCTTTTCTCATTGGCAACATATTATCTCCAATTCCTTACATGCTAATGATCTCACTCATTTCTGGAGTAATAGTGTGTTACCTTTCTGGACTACACAAAGGAGTAGAGCAATATCTATACTTTGCTTCTATCCTATTTGCCATTATGATGTGGGCTGAGAGCCTTATGATGGTTGTGGGAAGTATCTTCCCAAATTTTGTGATGGGAGTGATCATTGCTGGTGGAGTTGAAGGACTTGCAATTTTAACAGCTGGATTCTATCGACTTCCTGATGATCTTCCAAATCCATTATGGAAGTACCCTTGCTACTACATTTCCTTCCTCACATATGCTTTTCAAGGATCATTCAAGAATGAATTTGAAGGCTTAACATTTGTTTGGCATCAAGATGGAGGTACCATAAAAGTTAGTGGTAGAGATATACTAAGTGATACATGGCATGTGCAAATGGGTCACTCTAAGTGGGTTGATCTTGCTATCATGTTTGGAATGATTTTTGTTTATCGTATTCTATTCTTGGTCATCAATAAGATCAAAGAGAAGTCAAAACCTATTGTTCCTACCGTAAATGGACCCCAGGCAAAAACTTTCTCCATAACCAATATGGATGAACTCTAA
- the LOC131637820 gene encoding protein PELPK1-like: MASIKSYITTLLVVVTMSSMCLEARHLLQTTSQQPNLPNIPTLPKPTTTLPPLPSIPTLPQASLPPLPVPTNIPSLPKLTMSPLPTFPTNIPTLNIPPLPSVTSLPNIPTSIPTTFPSIPFLSPPPSSTSNP, from the coding sequence ATGGCCTCAATCAAATCCTACATCACAACTTTACTTGTTGTTGTGACAATGTCAAGCATGTGCCTAGAAGCCCGCCATCTTTTGCAAACAACCTCACAACAGCCTAATTTGCCTAACATTCCCACTTTACcaaaaccaacaacaacattGCCACCTTTGCCTTCAATTCCAACATTGCCTCAAGCAAGTCTTCCACCATTGCCAGTGCCAACTAACATTCCATCTCTTCCTAAACTCACTATGTCACCACTTCCTACCTTTCCTACAAATATTCCAACTCTCAATATTCCACCATTGCCATCAGTCACTTCACTTCCCAACATTCCCACCTCAATCCCAACCACTTTCCCTTCCATCCCATTTCTCTCCCCACCACCTTCTTCAACCTCGAATCCTTAA
- the LOC131637818 gene encoding ABC transporter G family member 1-like isoform X1 — translation MDGGDEGEKGGITVTWENLEVIVTKNKKQILHGLTGYAQPGRLLAVMGPSGSGKSTLLDALAGRLRSDIQQSGKILINGKTQTLAYGTSGYVTQDDAMLSALTAGETLYYSAQLQFPNSMSIAEKKRQADITLRKMGLQDAINTRVGGYGSKGLSGGQKRRLSICIEMLTRPRLLFLDEPTSGLDSAASYYVMSRIASLSLRDGIQRTIVASIHQPSSEVFELFDYLCLLSSGETIYFGPASEANQFFASNGFPCPTLYNPSDHYLRIINKDFDQDIEEGFGTGFITEKAIDVLVNSYKRSEMKFQVQIEVTKISKCDLSAMRNRRTRALFPSQCMVLIKRSSLQLYRDISNYWLRLVVFIAIAISLGTIFYQVGSSKRSIQVRGSLLSFLMSVLTFMTLIGGFPPLIEEMKVFERERMNGHYGITAFLIGNILSPIPYMLMISLISGVIVCYLSGLHKGVEQYLYFASILFAIMMWVESLMMVVGSIFPNFVMGVIIAGGVEGLAILTGGFYRLPDDLPNPLWKYPCYYISFLTYAFQGSFKNEFEGLTFVWHQDGGTIKVSGRDILSDTWHVQMGHSKWVDLAIMFGMIVVYRILFLVINKIKEKSKPIVPTVNGSQAKTFSITNMDEL, via the exons ATGGATGGTGGTGATGAGGGAGAAAAGGGTGGCATTACTGTGACATGGGAAAACTTGGAGGTCATTGTTACaaagaataaaaaacaaattcTGCATGGACTTACAGGTTATGCCCAGCCTGGGAGGCTTTTGGCTGTAATGGGTCCCTCAGGCAGTGGCAAATCCACACTCCTTGATGCCTTAGCAG GAAGATTGAGATCAGACATACAGCAATCAGGGAAGATTTTAATCAATGGAAAAACACAAACACTGGCTTATGGAACATCA GGCTATGTAACACAAGATGATGCTATGCTGTCAGCTTTAACAGCTGGAGAAACTTTATACTACTCAGCTCAACTTCAATTTCCAAACTCAATGTCCATAGCAGAGAAGAAGAGACAAGCAGATATCACACTCAGAAAAATGGGCCTGCAAGATGCTATTAACACAAGGGTTGGAGGGTATGGTTCTAAGGGCTTAAGTGGAGGACAAAAGAGGAGACTAAGCATTTGCATAGAGATGCTAACACGCCCTAGACTtcttttccttgatgaaccaaCTAGTGGACTTGATAGTGCAGCTTCCTACTATGTTATGAGTAGAATTGCAAGTTTAAGTCTAAGGGATGGTATTCAAAGAACAATTGTTGCATCCATCCATCAGCCGAGTAGTGaagtttttgaactttttgattaCCTCTGTCTTCTATCTTCTGGAGAGACAATTTATTTTGGTCCAGCTTCTGAAGCAAATCAG TTTTTTGCTTCAAATGGTTTCCCTTGTCCAACTCTCTATAATCCTTCTGATCACTACTTGAGGATTATAAACAAAGATTTTGATCAG GATATTGAAGAAGGCTTTGGTACAGGATTTATTACTGAAAAAGCAATTGATGTCCTTGTAAATTCTTATAAAAGGTCTGAAATGAAATTTCAAGTTCAGATTGAGGTGACAAAAATAAGTAAATGT GATTTGAGCGCAATGAGGAATAGGAGAACACGTGCTCTATTTCCGAGTCAATGCATGGTTCTTATAAAAAGATCTTCCCTGCAATTGTATCGTGACATCAGCAACTACTGGTTACGTCTTGTTGTCTTTATCGCAATAGCTATAAGCCTAGGCACCATATTCTATCAGGTCGGCTCAAGTAAGAGATCTATTCAG GTCAGAGGATCACTACTTTCATTTCTGATGTCTGTCCTGACTTTCATGACACTTATTGGGGGATTCCCTCCCTTGATTGAGGAAATGAAG GTGTTTGAACGAGAGAGAATGAATGGGCACTATGGCATTACTGCTTTTCTCATTGGCAACATATTATCTCCAATTCCTTACATGCTAATGATCTCTCTAATTTCTGGAGTAATAGTGTGTTACCTTTCTGGACTACACAAAGGAGTAGAGCAATATCTATACTTTGCTTCTATCCTATTTGCCATTATGATGTGGGTTGAGAGCCTTATGATGGTTGTGGGAAGTATCTTCCCAAATTTTGTGATGGGAGTGATCATTGCTGGTGGAGTTGAAGGACTTGCAATTTTAACAGGTGGATTCTATCGACTTCCTGATGATCTTCCAAATCCATTATGGAAGTACCCTTGCTACTACATTTCCTTCCTCACATATGCTTTTCAAGGATCATTTAAGAATGAATTTGAAGGCTTAACATTTGTTTGGCATCAAGATGGAGGTACCATAAAAGTTAGTGGTAGAGATATACTAAGTGATACATGGCATGTGCAAATGGGTCACTCTAAGTGGGTTGATCTTGCTATCATGTTTGGAATGATTGTTGTTTATCGAATTCTATTCTTGGTCATCAATAAGATCAAAGAGAAGTCAAAACCTATTGTTCCTACCGTAAATGGATCCCAAGCAAAAACTTTCTCCATAACCAATATGGATGAACTCTAA
- the LOC131637818 gene encoding ABC transporter G family member 1-like isoform X2: protein MDGGDEGEKGGITVTWENLEVIVTKNKKQILHGLTGYAQPGRLLAVMGPSGSGKSTLLDALAGRLRSDIQQSGKILINGKTQTLAYGTSGYVTQDDAMLSALTAGETLYYSAQLQFPNSMSIAEKKRQADITLRKMGLQDAINTRVGGYGSKGLSGGQKRRLSICIEMLTRPRLLFLDEPTSGLDSAASYYVMSRIASLSLRDGIQRTIVASIHQPSSEVFELFDYLCLLSSGETIYFGPASEANQFFASNGFPCPTLYNPSDHYLRIINKDFDQDIEEGFGTGFITEKAIDVLVNSYKRSEMKFQVQIEVTKISKCDLSAMRNRRTRALFPSQCMVLIKRSSLQLYRDISNYWLRLVVFIAIAISLGTIFYQVGSSKRSIQVFERERMNGHYGITAFLIGNILSPIPYMLMISLISGVIVCYLSGLHKGVEQYLYFASILFAIMMWVESLMMVVGSIFPNFVMGVIIAGGVEGLAILTGGFYRLPDDLPNPLWKYPCYYISFLTYAFQGSFKNEFEGLTFVWHQDGGTIKVSGRDILSDTWHVQMGHSKWVDLAIMFGMIVVYRILFLVINKIKEKSKPIVPTVNGSQAKTFSITNMDEL from the exons ATGGATGGTGGTGATGAGGGAGAAAAGGGTGGCATTACTGTGACATGGGAAAACTTGGAGGTCATTGTTACaaagaataaaaaacaaattcTGCATGGACTTACAGGTTATGCCCAGCCTGGGAGGCTTTTGGCTGTAATGGGTCCCTCAGGCAGTGGCAAATCCACACTCCTTGATGCCTTAGCAG GAAGATTGAGATCAGACATACAGCAATCAGGGAAGATTTTAATCAATGGAAAAACACAAACACTGGCTTATGGAACATCA GGCTATGTAACACAAGATGATGCTATGCTGTCAGCTTTAACAGCTGGAGAAACTTTATACTACTCAGCTCAACTTCAATTTCCAAACTCAATGTCCATAGCAGAGAAGAAGAGACAAGCAGATATCACACTCAGAAAAATGGGCCTGCAAGATGCTATTAACACAAGGGTTGGAGGGTATGGTTCTAAGGGCTTAAGTGGAGGACAAAAGAGGAGACTAAGCATTTGCATAGAGATGCTAACACGCCCTAGACTtcttttccttgatgaaccaaCTAGTGGACTTGATAGTGCAGCTTCCTACTATGTTATGAGTAGAATTGCAAGTTTAAGTCTAAGGGATGGTATTCAAAGAACAATTGTTGCATCCATCCATCAGCCGAGTAGTGaagtttttgaactttttgattaCCTCTGTCTTCTATCTTCTGGAGAGACAATTTATTTTGGTCCAGCTTCTGAAGCAAATCAG TTTTTTGCTTCAAATGGTTTCCCTTGTCCAACTCTCTATAATCCTTCTGATCACTACTTGAGGATTATAAACAAAGATTTTGATCAG GATATTGAAGAAGGCTTTGGTACAGGATTTATTACTGAAAAAGCAATTGATGTCCTTGTAAATTCTTATAAAAGGTCTGAAATGAAATTTCAAGTTCAGATTGAGGTGACAAAAATAAGTAAATGT GATTTGAGCGCAATGAGGAATAGGAGAACACGTGCTCTATTTCCGAGTCAATGCATGGTTCTTATAAAAAGATCTTCCCTGCAATTGTATCGTGACATCAGCAACTACTGGTTACGTCTTGTTGTCTTTATCGCAATAGCTATAAGCCTAGGCACCATATTCTATCAGGTCGGCTCAAGTAAGAGATCTATTCAG GTGTTTGAACGAGAGAGAATGAATGGGCACTATGGCATTACTGCTTTTCTCATTGGCAACATATTATCTCCAATTCCTTACATGCTAATGATCTCTCTAATTTCTGGAGTAATAGTGTGTTACCTTTCTGGACTACACAAAGGAGTAGAGCAATATCTATACTTTGCTTCTATCCTATTTGCCATTATGATGTGGGTTGAGAGCCTTATGATGGTTGTGGGAAGTATCTTCCCAAATTTTGTGATGGGAGTGATCATTGCTGGTGGAGTTGAAGGACTTGCAATTTTAACAGGTGGATTCTATCGACTTCCTGATGATCTTCCAAATCCATTATGGAAGTACCCTTGCTACTACATTTCCTTCCTCACATATGCTTTTCAAGGATCATTTAAGAATGAATTTGAAGGCTTAACATTTGTTTGGCATCAAGATGGAGGTACCATAAAAGTTAGTGGTAGAGATATACTAAGTGATACATGGCATGTGCAAATGGGTCACTCTAAGTGGGTTGATCTTGCTATCATGTTTGGAATGATTGTTGTTTATCGAATTCTATTCTTGGTCATCAATAAGATCAAAGAGAAGTCAAAACCTATTGTTCCTACCGTAAATGGATCCCAAGCAAAAACTTTCTCCATAACCAATATGGATGAACTCTAA